TACACCAATTGCTACTGCAAATAAGGTTTCATATTTTTCATTTTTTAGAATGGCATCGTATTTTTCCGGCTCAATTCCTTCCATAGGAGTTGAATCTATTCCCATTTCTGCACATGCGGAAAGCAAAACCCCCAATGAAAGATAAACCTGATGGGCGAGCCAGGATTTTATTTCACCATTACCTTTAGGTTTTACGAAATTTTTGTAATAATTCACATTACCTTCGGGAAGATAACCTTCAATCTGTTTTTCAAAGTCATCAGGATTTTTTAAGACCTGAAATACAATTAAACAATTGCTGTCTGAAATCTTTTCCTTGTTCCAGTAGGATGCTTCTGCCAATTGCCCCTTTACTTCAGAATTGTTATTTGCAAAAACAAAATTCCAGGGCTGGCTGTTAATTGAAGATGGGCTGAGCTGTAAAATTTCTTTTAACTGCTGAATTTGTTCTTCACCGATGATTCCTTGAGGATTATACTTTTTAACAGTATATCTCGATTTCATTTTTTCTAAAAAGCTCATAATATTTATACTATATTTTTTATAGTTGCAAAACTAATTTAAGTTTAATACATTTGCAATAACGGTAAAAAAGGATAGTATAAAATGTATACAATAGATAACAAAGAATACCCGTGCTGCACAAGTCTTACTATGAAATTCATTGGAGGAAAATGGAAAGCCGTGATTTTGGTTCACCTTACAAAAGGGGCAAAAAGATATAACGAGCTGAGAAAACTAATTCCCACCATCACAGAAAGGACATTAAGCCTGCAGCTGAAGCAGCTTGAAGATGACCATATTGTCAGCAGAAAAGTATATACTGAAAAACCTCCGTTAATGGTAGAGTATACGCTGACGGATTTTGGCAAGACATTACTGCCTGTAATCGAGGCTATTACAAACTGGGGAATTGCTGCACCGGAACATTCCGTAAAAAAAATAATCAGAAATTAAATTTCCTGATTATCTTCTTTATTGGCTTCGAAAAAACTGAAACTCACATTTCCGTATTTTCGTGTATCTATTAAGTTGGGATGTTCCAGCTTCATCCTGCTCTGATGCTCTACAATAAGAACTCCATTGGGTTTAACGAATTTATTATTCAAAACAAGAGACAGGAGTTCGTAATATTTTTTCTCTTCCATTTCGAAAGGCGCATCGGAAAATACGATTTCAAAACTTTTTTTGTTCCTGAATTTTTTAAGCCAGTCAAAAACATCACCTCTCTGAACATTGATCTGAAGAGACATATCAAGTTCTGAAGCCGTGGAATTGATAAAACTTGTATGTTTTGGATTCAGCTCAACAGAAGTCACATCCTGGCAGCCTCTGGAAGCAAATTCAAAAGTGATTGAACCGATACCTGCAAAAAGATCAAGCACGGAAATCGACTGCATATCATATTTATTTTCCAGGATACTGAAAAGCGCTTCTTTGGCAAAATCCGTAGTGGGTCTTACTTCAAAGTTTTTAGGGGCAGCTATTTTTTTTGCTTTCCACTTGCCTGAGATTATTCTGAACATATTTTTAGTTGTTAGGTCGCAGATTGCAGATAGCAGGCTGTTGCATAGGGAATTAATTCCTATAACCTACTGCCTGCAACCTAATTAAGTATAAAATTCTTATTCGGGACATTGTCAAAAACAATTCTCATATTTTTAACAAATTTCTGAAGTTCGGAAATAAAGGTTTCGTTTTCTGTGGTCTCACCATAAGCATAGAAATTGGTTTCATTGATTCCAAAACCTATTTTACTAAGTGTAAACATAACGAAATAAAGGAAATCTACTTCAGAATTCACATCCAGGTTATTGTATAAAATAACCTTTTTATTATCAATAGCGAAAAACTCACACTGATTGTGGTACAGATTGATGT
Above is a genomic segment from Chryseobacterium shigense containing:
- a CDS encoding NAD(P)H-dependent oxidoreductase, which codes for MKSRYTVKKYNPQGIIGEEQIQQLKEILQLSPSSINSQPWNFVFANNNSEVKGQLAEASYWNKEKISDSNCLIVFQVLKNPDDFEKQIEGYLPEGNVNYYKNFVKPKGNGEIKSWLAHQVYLSLGVLLSACAEMGIDSTPMEGIEPEKYDAILKNEKYETLFAVAIGVRAENDSNHPKITPKTRYERKDVILEA
- a CDS encoding RsmD family RNA methyltransferase, translating into MFRIISGKWKAKKIAAPKNFEVRPTTDFAKEALFSILENKYDMQSISVLDLFAGIGSITFEFASRGCQDVTSVELNPKHTSFINSTASELDMSLQINVQRGDVFDWLKKFRNKKSFEIVFSDAPFEMEEKKYYELLSLVLNNKFVKPNGVLIVEHQSRMKLEHPNLIDTRKYGNVSFSFFEANKEDNQEI
- a CDS encoding winged helix-turn-helix transcriptional regulator — protein: MYTIDNKEYPCCTSLTMKFIGGKWKAVILVHLTKGAKRYNELRKLIPTITERTLSLQLKQLEDDHIVSRKVYTEKPPLMVEYTLTDFGKTLLPVIEAITNWGIAAPEHSVKKIIRN